The stretch of DNA GGCGCGGCGGCACTGACGCCGAATTTATCCTCTAAAACCTTTACTAATTCGGAAAGGTCTAAGACAGACATTTTCTCAATTTCGGCTACTAAACTTTTAAATTTTTCCGGAATGACTACTTCTTTTTTTTCTTCAGACATATTGTTTCTTAATTAATATTTAAATTATTTTTTTTCTTGAATAGCTTTGAGGGCATACAATAAACCTCGTATATTACCCGCCAAAACATTAACGAAACCACTGACTGGGGCATTAATTGTACCAACTAACTTGGCTAATAGTTGCTCTTTGCTCGGTAAATTAGCTAAGGCCTTTACTTCCTCAGCGGATAACAGTTTCCAAGTACCATCAACTTTTAATAAACCACTTTTAATCTCCAATCGCTCATTCTTTTTACTGAATTCTTGAGCAATCTTAGCTGCTGATACTTCATCGT from Candidatus Komeilibacteria bacterium CG_4_10_14_0_2_um_filter_37_10 encodes:
- the rplJ gene encoding 50S ribosomal protein L10 → MAKTKVQKQKELQLLKDKVGQAKSLIFTSYAGLSVAAVEELRKKFRQAGVEYQAAKKRLFDLALADQQLATTKIHDLTGSIAAAFSMDDEVSAAKIAQEFSKKNERLEIKSGLLKVDGTWKLLSAEEVKALANLPSKEQLLAKLVGTINAPVSGFVNVLAGNIRGLLYALKAIQEKK